From the genome of Acidobacteriota bacterium:
TGCCGCGACACGTCGATCCGTCGTCGTTCGGGCACGACCACATCAGCATCGCCCCTGACTTCACGCCGTCCGGGGCGCAGCCGGCGTGGCGTCAGGATTTCCCGATCGACTGGCCGCAGGACCTCTATGTGGAGCGCCGTGACTTCCTCAGGTTCATGGTGCTCACGAGCGCGGCCTTCACGACGGGCCAGTTGTGGATTGCCGTGCAGAACTGGTACCGCCGTCATCGCGGCCGGCCGCCGGTCCGGCGCGTGGCGTCGCTGGCCGAGGTACCGGTAGGCGGGAGTCTCGTCTTCCGGTATCCGGACGAACACGAACCGTGTCTGCTGGTACGGCTCTCGGTGGACGAGTTCGTGGCGTTCAACCAGAAGTGCACGCATCTGTCGTGCGCGGTGGTTCCGCGGCCGGCCGAGAACAGCCTCTTCTGTCCCTGTCACAACGGTCGCTTCGATCTGCGGACCGGCGTGCCCATCGCGGGCCCGCCCAAGCGGCCGCTCACGCGGATCGTGCTGGAGCGTCGCGGCTCGGACATCTACGCGGTCGGCGTCGAGGCGCGCACGACATGACGCGTCACAGGCCCGCGTTC
Proteins encoded in this window:
- a CDS encoding Rieske 2Fe-2S domain-containing protein, with product MLTSAAFTTGQLWIAVQNWYRRHRGRPPVRRVASLAEVPVGGSLVFRYPDEHEPCLLVRLSVDEFVAFNQKCTHLSCAVVPRPAENSLFCPCHNGRFDLRTGVPIAGPPKRPLTRIVLERRGSDIYAVGVEARTT